The proteins below come from a single Rhodanobacter sp. LX-99 genomic window:
- a CDS encoding MFS transporter, with the protein MREMPPHTAADTHAVASDAPVPTTDAADLREISTRERFRGLLWLVAAAFFMQALDSTVVNTAVPAMAEALAVTPLGMRTALTSYVLTLAILIPASPWLCDRFGTRRVFGAAIVVFGLGSLLCGVAQTLPQLVAARVVQGIGGAALMPVGRYVLVRSIDKREFVRAMSTVATFGLLGSVLGPLLGGAIVEFTSWRLIFLINVPVAVAGVWMNLRDMPDYRLDRANRFDLSGFLLFGAASALLLTASELAGSAPVPWLRMGLCALVAVLLGAVYVWHSRRIPYPVADLQLLRVRSVWVSLAGGLFTRLGISGMFLLLVLFLQVGCGWSPLMAGLMMVPQALGSIIAKWAVNRALVHYGYRRLLLGNTLIVAALLATFALLGPGSPVWVIALLTFAYGAFAGLQYTTMNTLIYTDLDIKHASMASSMASTVQYLAMSFGIALSTLLMEAMLQGHAHEDYVVAFRWTVILLAAITAVASRVFGRLRHDRPLPGAA; encoded by the coding sequence ATGCGGGAAATGCCTCCCCACACTGCCGCGGACACCCACGCCGTCGCCTCTGACGCCCCCGTGCCAACGACGGATGCGGCTGATTTGCGTGAAATTTCCACGCGTGAGCGCTTCCGCGGACTGCTGTGGCTGGTGGCCGCCGCATTTTTCATGCAGGCACTGGATTCCACCGTGGTCAACACCGCGGTGCCGGCGATGGCCGAAGCGCTCGCGGTGACCCCGCTGGGCATGCGCACCGCGCTGACCAGCTACGTGCTGACCCTGGCGATCCTGATCCCGGCCAGCCCGTGGCTGTGCGACCGCTTCGGCACGCGGCGCGTGTTCGGCGCGGCGATCGTGGTGTTCGGCCTGGGCTCTCTGCTGTGCGGCGTGGCGCAGACGCTGCCGCAGCTGGTCGCCGCGCGCGTGGTGCAGGGCATCGGCGGCGCCGCGCTGATGCCGGTGGGCCGCTACGTGCTGGTGCGCAGCATCGACAAGCGCGAGTTCGTGCGGGCGATGAGCACGGTGGCCACGTTCGGCCTGCTCGGTTCGGTGCTCGGCCCGTTGCTGGGCGGCGCGATCGTCGAGTTCACCTCGTGGCGGCTGATCTTCCTGATCAACGTGCCGGTGGCGGTCGCCGGGGTGTGGATGAACCTGCGCGACATGCCCGATTACCGGCTCGACCGGGCGAACCGCTTCGACCTGTCCGGCTTCCTGCTGTTCGGCGCCGCCTCGGCCCTGCTGCTCACCGCTTCGGAACTGGCCGGCAGTGCGCCGGTACCGTGGCTGCGGATGGGTCTGTGCGCGCTGGTCGCCGTGCTGCTCGGCGCGGTCTACGTGTGGCACAGCCGGCGTATCCCGTATCCGGTGGCGGACCTGCAACTGCTGCGCGTGCGCAGCGTGTGGGTGTCGCTGGCCGGCGGGCTGTTCACCCGGCTCGGCATTTCCGGCATGTTCCTGCTGCTGGTGCTGTTCCTGCAGGTCGGTTGCGGCTGGTCGCCGCTGATGGCCGGCCTGATGATGGTGCCGCAGGCGCTGGGTTCGATCATCGCGAAGTGGGCGGTCAACCGCGCCCTGGTGCACTACGGCTACCGCCGCCTGCTGCTGGGCAACACGCTGATCGTGGCCGCGCTGCTGGCCACGTTCGCCTTGCTCGGCCCGGGCTCGCCGGTGTGGGTGATCGCCTTGCTGACGTTCGCCTACGGCGCCTTCGCCGGCCTGCAATACACCACGATGAACACGCTGATCTACACCGACCTCGACATCAAGCACGCCTCGATGGCCTCGTCGATGGCCTCGACCGTGCAATACCTCGCGATGAGCTTCGGCATCGCACTGTCCACCTTGCTGATGGAAGCGATGCTGCAGGGCCACGCCCATGAAGATTATGTCGTGGCGTTCCGCTGGACGGTGATCCTGCTGGCGGCGATCACCGCAGTGGCCAGCCGCGTGTTCGGCCGGCTGCGGCACGATCGCCCGTTGCCCGGCGCTGCATGA
- the rnk gene encoding nucleoside diphosphate kinase regulator: MSKPPITVSRIDMERIEALLERLPAAEADKLDALRAELDRADVVEPAAMPEHIVTMNSTVTFEDESNGEKLTLTLVYPAAAGAPGTVSILAPVGSALLGLARDQQIDWPTPDGRKRRLKVLEIAYQPEAAGHFHR, translated from the coding sequence ATGAGCAAGCCACCGATCACTGTTTCCCGCATCGACATGGAACGCATCGAAGCGTTGCTGGAACGCCTGCCGGCCGCCGAGGCCGACAAGCTCGATGCGTTGCGCGCGGAACTGGATCGCGCCGACGTGGTCGAGCCGGCTGCCATGCCGGAGCACATCGTGACGATGAATTCCACCGTCACCTTCGAGGACGAAAGCAACGGCGAGAAGCTGACCCTGACCCTGGTGTATCCGGCAGCCGCCGGTGCGCCCGGCACGGTGTCGATCCTGGCGCCGGTGGGCAGCGCGCTGCTTGGGTTGGCGCGCGACCAGCAGATCGACTGGCCCACGCCGGACGGCCGCAAGCGTCGCCTGAAGGTGCTTGAGATCGCCTACCAGCCGGAAGCGGCGGGGCACTTCCACCGCTAA
- the ligA gene encoding NAD-dependent DNA ligase LigA, which translates to MTERPAPAETAARAAALRAQIEQANYRYHVLDDPDITDAEYDRLMRELEALEAEHPALASSDSPTRKVGARAHGGFAEVRHAIPMLSLGNAFEQDGESDRERFREVAEFERRIEQTLERREPVFSVEPKLDGLAISLRYEHGVFVQGATRGDGETGEDVTANLRTVRAIPLRLRGKGWPDLLEVRGEVIMLHKDFEAFNDYARKHGEKPLANPRNGAAGSLRQLDPAITAKRRLSFFAYAIGAVEGGELPPTHSATLRQLREWGFPVSPEVGIARGFDGLIAYFHRIGARRDSLPYDIDGVVYKLDDYAGQREMGFVSRAPRWAIAHKFPAQEQTTRLLGIEVQIGRTGAATPRARMEPVQVAGVTVTYATLHNADQVARLDARVGDTVIVRRAGDVIPEVVRVVEDLRPAGTVPWTMPTHCPVCGSELLREEGAAAWRCSGGLVCAAQRKEALIHFASRRAMDIEGLGERFAEALVELDIVHSPADLYALTVERFVAMKQAIDERDGTTPETVKAGKVATKWAENLVAGIEASRHTTLARFLYALGIMHIGESTAKTLAAWLGRLDFVRSTPAAVLRVLPDIGDEVATSIAGFFAQAGNEQVVDALLGAGITFSDEGAPSPLLRERLDLGVLLGMAGIHKLGPKSCRLLAQHFPTLDRLLAGGSAHWITAGVPQAAATSLESHLSNPAALAELREAEAAMQRLLEAIPRTARATAAPLEGQTFVLTGTLASLSREEAKDRLEALGAKVSGSVSKKTSAVVAGEAAGSKLDKAQELGVPVWDEAQLLALLDRNKAD; encoded by the coding sequence ATGACCGAACGCCCGGCCCCGGCCGAGACTGCCGCCCGCGCCGCCGCGCTGCGGGCGCAGATCGAGCAGGCCAACTACCGCTACCACGTGCTCGACGACCCGGACATCACCGACGCCGAGTACGACCGGCTGATGCGCGAACTCGAGGCACTGGAGGCCGAGCATCCTGCATTGGCCTCGTCCGATTCGCCGACCCGCAAGGTCGGCGCGCGGGCGCACGGCGGCTTTGCCGAGGTGCGCCACGCGATCCCGATGCTGTCGCTGGGCAATGCGTTCGAGCAGGACGGAGAATCGGATCGCGAACGCTTCCGCGAAGTGGCCGAGTTCGAGCGCCGCATCGAGCAGACGCTGGAGCGGCGCGAACCGGTATTCTCGGTCGAGCCCAAGCTCGACGGCCTGGCGATCAGCCTGCGCTACGAACACGGCGTCTTCGTGCAGGGCGCCACCCGCGGCGACGGCGAGACCGGCGAGGACGTGACCGCGAACCTGCGCACGGTACGTGCCATACCTTTGAGGCTGCGCGGCAAGGGTTGGCCCGACCTACTGGAAGTGCGCGGCGAAGTGATCATGCTGCACAAGGATTTCGAGGCGTTCAACGACTACGCCCGCAAGCACGGCGAGAAGCCGCTGGCGAACCCGCGCAACGGCGCGGCCGGTTCGCTGCGCCAGCTCGACCCAGCGATCACCGCGAAGCGGCGCCTGAGTTTCTTCGCCTACGCCATCGGCGCGGTCGAGGGCGGCGAGTTGCCGCCGACGCACTCGGCCACGCTGCGGCAGCTGCGCGAGTGGGGCTTTCCGGTCTCGCCGGAGGTGGGTATCGCACGCGGCTTCGACGGACTGATCGCGTACTTTCACCGCATCGGCGCGAGACGCGACAGCCTGCCGTACGACATCGACGGCGTGGTCTACAAGCTGGACGACTACGCCGGCCAGCGCGAGATGGGCTTCGTCTCGCGCGCGCCGCGCTGGGCGATCGCGCACAAATTCCCGGCGCAGGAACAGACCACGCGGTTGCTCGGCATCGAGGTGCAGATCGGCCGCACCGGCGCCGCCACGCCACGCGCGCGCATGGAGCCGGTGCAGGTGGCTGGCGTCACGGTGACCTACGCCACGCTGCACAACGCCGACCAGGTCGCGCGGCTGGACGCGCGCGTGGGCGACACCGTGATCGTGCGCCGCGCCGGCGACGTGATTCCCGAAGTGGTGCGCGTGGTCGAAGATTTGCGCCCGGCCGGCACGGTGCCGTGGACGATGCCCACGCACTGCCCGGTGTGCGGCTCAGAGCTGTTGCGCGAGGAGGGCGCCGCGGCGTGGCGCTGCTCCGGCGGGCTGGTCTGCGCCGCGCAACGCAAGGAGGCGCTGATCCACTTCGCCTCGCGCCGCGCGATGGATATCGAGGGGCTGGGCGAGCGCTTCGCCGAGGCGCTGGTGGAACTCGACATCGTGCATTCGCCGGCCGACCTGTATGCGCTGACAGTGGAACGTTTCGTGGCGATGAAGCAGGCCATCGACGAGCGCGACGGGACCACGCCGGAGACGGTGAAGGCCGGCAAGGTGGCAACCAAGTGGGCGGAAAACCTGGTGGCCGGGATCGAGGCCAGCAGGCACACCACGCTGGCGCGTTTCCTGTATGCGCTGGGCATCATGCACATCGGCGAAAGCACGGCCAAGACGCTGGCGGCGTGGCTGGGCCGGCTCGACTTCGTGCGCAGCACGCCAGCGGCCGTGCTGCGCGTGCTGCCGGATATCGGCGACGAAGTGGCCACCTCGATCGCCGGCTTCTTTGCGCAGGCGGGCAACGAGCAGGTGGTCGACGCGCTGCTCGGAGCCGGCATCACGTTCAGCGACGAGGGCGCGCCGTCGCCGCTGCTGCGCGAACGCCTGGATCTCGGCGTGTTGCTGGGTATGGCCGGTATCCACAAGCTCGGGCCCAAAAGCTGCAGGCTGTTGGCGCAACATTTCCCCACACTGGACCGGTTGCTGGCCGGCGGGTCGGCACACTGGATCACCGCCGGCGTACCGCAGGCGGCGGCGACCAGCCTGGAAAGCCATCTCTCCAATCCGGCCGCACTGGCCGAGCTGCGCGAGGCCGAGGCGGCGATGCAACGCCTGCTCGAAGCGATTCCGCGCACGGCCAGGGCGACGGCCGCGCCGCTGGAAGGGCAGACATTCGTGCTCACCGGCACGCTGGCCTCGCTCAGCCGCGAGGAGGCTAAGGATCGACTCGAAGCGCTGGGCGCCAAGGTCTCCGGTTCGGTGTCGAAGAAAACCAGCGCAGTGGTCGCCGGCGAAGCCGCAGGCTCCAAGCTGGACAAAGCGCAGGAGCTGGGCGTGCCGGTATGGGACGAGGCGCAACTGCTCGCCCTGCTCGACAGAAACAAGGCCGATTGA
- the epmA gene encoding EF-P lysine aminoacylase EpmA encodes MGVEPLAALQLRARLYALIRAFFAERQVLEVETPILSAAGNTEPNIESFSARFSGHVDAGARERWLRTSPEYPLKRLLAAGVGDCYELGRVFRNGEAGGRHNPEFTMLEWYRVGWDHRRLMQETVALVEAALSMVGRRAEVVVTSYRQLFLDGLGIDPAHATIDELRTPLAEYGIGPDGLGRDDWLDLLITHKLQPAFPRDRITVIHDYPASQCALAKIRPGEPPLAERFELYLGCHELANGYHELNDAAEQRRRFERDNAVRRTRGLREIPLDEHLLGVLDALPDCAGVALGVERLLMCLADTDAIADVLAFPFSEA; translated from the coding sequence ATGGGCGTCGAGCCGCTCGCCGCCCTGCAACTGCGCGCACGGCTGTACGCGCTGATCCGCGCCTTTTTCGCCGAGCGCCAGGTGCTTGAAGTGGAAACGCCGATCCTGTCGGCAGCCGGCAATACCGAGCCGAACATCGAGAGCTTCAGCGCGCGCTTCAGTGGCCATGTCGACGCCGGCGCGCGCGAACGCTGGCTGCGCACCTCGCCGGAGTATCCGCTGAAGCGGCTGCTCGCGGCGGGCGTCGGCGACTGCTACGAGCTAGGCCGGGTGTTCCGCAACGGCGAGGCGGGCGGGCGGCACAACCCCGAGTTCACCATGCTGGAGTGGTACCGGGTCGGCTGGGACCATCGCCGGCTGATGCAGGAAACCGTTGCGCTGGTCGAGGCGGCACTGTCGATGGTGGGGCGGCGCGCCGAGGTGGTGGTGACGAGTTACCGGCAACTGTTCCTCGACGGGCTGGGCATCGACCCCGCACACGCCACGATCGACGAGCTGCGCACGCCGCTGGCCGAGTACGGCATCGGCCCGGACGGCCTCGGCCGCGACGACTGGCTCGATCTGCTGATCACGCACAAGCTGCAACCGGCGTTTCCGCGCGATCGCATCACGGTGATCCACGATTACCCGGCCAGCCAGTGCGCACTGGCGAAGATCCGTCCCGGCGAGCCGCCGCTGGCCGAGCGCTTCGAGCTGTACCTGGGCTGCCACGAGCTGGCCAACGGCTATCACGAGTTGAACGACGCCGCGGAACAGCGTCGGCGTTTCGAGCGCGACAACGCGGTGCGCCGCACACGCGGCCTGCGCGAGATCCCGCTCGACGAACACCTGCTCGGCGTACTCGACGCGCTGCCCGACTGCGCCGGCGTGGCGCTGGGCGTGGAGCGTCTGCTGATGTGCCTGGCCGACACCGACGCGATCGCCGACGTGCTGGCCTTTCCGTTTTCCGAAGCCTGA
- a CDS encoding MFS transporter: MQIPLIDNFPSDRLRPHDVKTLLLSALGGALEFYDFVVFVFFAIPLSHLFFPPDTAPWLAQLQVFGIFAAGYLARPLGGIVMAHYGDKLGRKKMFALSVFLMAVPTLAIGLLPVYAQIGMLAPLLLLLLRVVQGIAVGGEVPGAWVFVAEHVPPKRIGFACASLTSGLTVGILIGSLVAAAINSRMTPAEVLDHGWRLPFLAGGVFGFFAVWLRRWLSETPVFEAMHARKELASGLPLRRVFERHLPSVLLSMLVTWMLTAAIVVLILMTPTLVQSAFHVAPARAFFGNSVASLALALGCLFHGWLADRTGYARALLAGAIGLLVCGYALYFDLRAGAAHFVALYALAGFAVGVVGVVPALMVVAFPPAVRFSGLSFSYNVAYALFGGLTPPLIGLLVKRFGVLAPAHYVAFTALIGIAVAAWLLTARRAAVPA; this comes from the coding sequence ATGCAGATCCCACTGATTGACAACTTTCCGTCCGATCGTCTGCGCCCGCACGACGTGAAGACCTTGCTGCTGTCCGCGCTGGGCGGTGCGCTGGAGTTCTACGACTTCGTCGTATTCGTGTTCTTCGCGATCCCGTTGAGCCATCTGTTCTTTCCGCCCGACACCGCGCCGTGGCTGGCCCAGTTGCAAGTATTCGGCATCTTCGCGGCGGGCTACCTGGCGCGGCCGCTGGGCGGCATCGTGATGGCGCACTATGGCGACAAGCTGGGGCGCAAGAAGATGTTCGCGCTCAGCGTGTTCCTGATGGCGGTGCCGACCCTGGCCATCGGCCTGCTGCCGGTGTACGCACAGATCGGCATGCTGGCGCCGCTGCTGCTGCTTTTGCTGCGTGTGGTGCAGGGCATTGCGGTGGGCGGCGAGGTACCGGGCGCGTGGGTGTTCGTGGCCGAGCACGTGCCGCCGAAGCGGATCGGTTTTGCCTGCGCCAGTCTTACCTCGGGACTCACCGTGGGCATCCTGATCGGTTCGCTGGTGGCCGCGGCAATCAACAGCCGGATGACTCCGGCCGAGGTGCTCGACCACGGCTGGCGGCTGCCGTTCCTGGCCGGCGGCGTGTTCGGTTTCTTCGCGGTGTGGCTGCGCCGCTGGCTCAGCGAGACGCCGGTATTCGAGGCGATGCATGCGCGCAAGGAGCTGGCCTCGGGGCTGCCGCTGCGGCGGGTGTTCGAACGGCACCTGCCCAGCGTGCTGCTGTCGATGCTGGTGACCTGGATGCTCACCGCCGCGATCGTGGTGCTGATCCTGATGACGCCGACGCTGGTGCAATCGGCGTTCCATGTCGCGCCGGCGCGCGCGTTCTTCGGCAACAGCGTGGCCTCGTTAGCGCTGGCGCTGGGCTGCCTTTTCCACGGTTGGCTGGCCGACCGCACCGGTTACGCGCGGGCGCTGCTGGCCGGTGCGATCGGGTTGCTGGTGTGCGGCTACGCGTTGTATTTCGACCTGCGGGCCGGTGCCGCGCATTTCGTCGCGCTGTATGCGCTGGCGGGTTTCGCCGTGGGCGTGGTCGGCGTGGTGCCGGCGCTGATGGTGGTGGCGTTTCCGCCGGCGGTGCGTTTCTCCGGCCTGTCGTTCTCGTACAACGTCGCCTATGCGCTGTTCGGCGGATTGACGCCGCCGCTGATCGGCCTGTTGGTGAAGCGGTTCGGCGTGCTCGCACCGGCGCACTACGTGGCGTTCACTGCCCTGATCGGTATCGCCGTGGCGGCCTGGCTGCTGACCGCGCGGCGCGCGGCGGTTCCTGCCTAG
- a CDS encoding DUF2461 domain-containing protein, which translates to MPQNYFTHATFRFLRAVERNNNREWFHAHKDDYERHVREPFLQLITDLQAPLAKISPHYRADPRRNGGSLYRIYRDTRYSNNKLPYKSWQGSRFFHQRRHEIQAPGFYLHIEPGECFAGGGMWHPEPEALKHIREFLVDNPAAWKRATQGKAFREHLQLGGESLVRPPRGYDPAHELIEDLKRKDFVATTAFSEALACSDELLPWTVATFKQVAPLVDYLCAAQELEF; encoded by the coding sequence ATGCCCCAGAACTATTTCACCCACGCCACCTTCCGCTTCCTGCGCGCGGTCGAGCGCAACAACAACCGCGAATGGTTCCACGCGCACAAGGACGACTACGAACGCCACGTGCGCGAGCCGTTCCTGCAGCTGATCACCGACCTGCAGGCGCCGCTGGCGAAGATCAGCCCGCACTACCGCGCCGATCCGCGCAGGAACGGCGGCTCGCTGTACCGCATCTACCGCGACACCCGCTACTCCAACAACAAGCTGCCGTACAAGTCGTGGCAGGGTTCGCGTTTCTTCCACCAGCGCCGGCACGAGATCCAGGCGCCCGGGTTCTACCTGCACATCGAACCCGGCGAGTGCTTCGCCGGCGGCGGCATGTGGCACCCGGAACCGGAGGCGCTGAAGCACATCCGCGAGTTCCTGGTCGACAACCCGGCCGCGTGGAAGCGCGCCACCCAGGGCAAGGCGTTTCGCGAGCACCTGCAGCTGGGCGGCGAATCGCTGGTCCGCCCGCCGCGCGGCTACGACCCTGCGCACGAGCTGATCGAAGACCTCAAGCGCAAGGACTTCGTCGCCACCACCGCCTTCAGCGAAGCGCTGGCCTGCTCGGACGAGCTGCTGCCGTGGACGGTGGCCACGTTCAAGCAGGTCGCGCCGCTGGTCGACTACCTGTGCGCGGCGCAGGAACTGGAGTTCTAG
- the sbcB gene encoding exodeoxyribonuclease I — translation MQTFFWHDYETSGADPRRDRPLQFAGIRTTLELEVIGEPVMFYGKPPLEMPPHPDACLVTGIAPQQAEREGVSEAEFAARVHEQLAAPGTCGVGYNSLRFDDEFTRQMLYRNFYEPYGREWENGNSRWDLIDLVRLCQALRPEGIAWPTREDGSPSFKLEHLAGANRLTQERAHDALSDVHALIELARLIRVRQPRLWDWYYGLRRKQKVFELLDVVNMTPLVHVSSRYPASRHCLAVIAPLAPHPSRPGEVIVYDLATDPATWLALDEDEIADRIFTARADLPEDVERIPLRTVRANHAPALAPLSVLQGVDLERLQLDLARCQAHRDVLHAVDGLAEKLRRVFQRAAELPPPEDPELALYGGGFLPDADKRLLAQVRATPPRELGTRAFPFRDPRYAELLFRYRARNWPETLDAGEHARWESFRQARLTRHTPLTGLTLDDYFARLDELRHDPQAQHKLALLDQLQAWGEQLAASVEPL, via the coding sequence ATGCAGACCTTCTTCTGGCACGACTACGAGACCTCCGGCGCCGACCCGCGGCGCGACCGCCCCCTGCAGTTCGCCGGCATCCGCACCACCCTCGAACTGGAGGTCATCGGCGAGCCGGTGATGTTCTACGGCAAGCCGCCGCTGGAGATGCCGCCCCACCCCGACGCCTGCCTGGTCACCGGCATCGCCCCGCAACAGGCCGAACGCGAAGGCGTCAGCGAGGCCGAATTCGCCGCCCGCGTGCACGAACAACTGGCGGCGCCGGGCACCTGCGGCGTGGGCTACAACTCGCTGCGCTTCGACGACGAGTTCACCCGGCAGATGCTGTACCGCAACTTCTACGAGCCGTACGGCCGCGAGTGGGAGAACGGCAATTCGCGCTGGGACCTGATCGACCTGGTGCGCCTGTGCCAGGCGCTGCGGCCCGAGGGCATCGCCTGGCCGACCCGCGAGGACGGCTCGCCCAGCTTCAAGCTAGAACACCTGGCCGGCGCGAACCGGCTTACCCAGGAGCGCGCCCACGATGCCTTGTCGGACGTCCATGCGCTGATCGAGCTGGCCCGGCTGATCCGCGTGCGCCAGCCACGGCTGTGGGACTGGTACTACGGCCTGCGCCGCAAGCAGAAGGTGTTCGAACTGCTCGACGTGGTGAACATGACGCCGCTGGTGCACGTTTCCTCGCGCTATCCGGCCAGCCGCCACTGCCTGGCCGTGATCGCGCCGCTGGCGCCGCACCCGAGCCGCCCCGGCGAGGTGATCGTGTACGACCTCGCCACCGACCCGGCCACATGGCTGGCGCTGGACGAGGACGAGATCGCCGACCGCATCTTCACCGCGCGCGCCGACCTGCCCGAGGACGTCGAACGCATCCCGCTGCGCACCGTGCGCGCGAACCACGCGCCGGCGCTGGCGCCGCTGTCGGTGCTGCAAGGCGTGGACCTGGAACGCCTGCAGTTGGACCTGGCCCGCTGCCAGGCCCATCGCGACGTGCTGCATGCCGTCGACGGGCTCGCCGAGAAACTGCGCCGCGTGTTCCAGCGCGCCGCCGAACTGCCGCCGCCGGAAGACCCCGAACTGGCCTTGTACGGTGGCGGCTTCCTGCCCGACGCGGACAAGCGCCTGCTGGCCCAGGTGCGCGCCACGCCGCCGCGGGAACTGGGCACGCGCGCGTTCCCGTTCCGCGATCCGCGCTATGCGGAGCTGCTGTTCCGCTACCGTGCGCGCAACTGGCCCGAGACGCTGGATGCCGGGGAACACGCGCGCTGGGAAAGCTTCCGCCAGGCACGCCTCACCCGGCACACGCCGTTGACCGGGCTCACCCTCGACGACTATTTCGCCCGCCTCGATGAACTGCGCCACGATCCGCAGGCGCAGCACAAGCTGGCCCTGCTCGACCAGTTGCAGGCGTGGGGCGAACAGCTCGCCGCCAGCGTCGAACCCCTCTGA
- the orn gene encoding oligoribonuclease: MSQVHEDNLIWIDLEMTGLDTDNDSILEIATVVTDKDLNVLAEGPVFAMRHEIDRLESMDSWNTNQHHKSGLWRQVLISETDHAMAEQATVDFLRAWVPPGKSPMCGNSICQDRRFLHRQMPRLERYFHYRNLDVSTIKELARRWAPEIAKSVGKESAHTALSDIRDSIAELRHYRRYMGELGGRIEA, from the coding sequence ATGAGCCAAGTACACGAAGACAACCTGATCTGGATCGATCTGGAGATGACCGGCCTCGACACCGACAACGACTCGATCCTGGAGATCGCCACGGTGGTTACCGACAAGGACCTGAACGTGCTGGCCGAAGGGCCGGTATTCGCCATGCGCCACGAAATCGACCGGCTGGAGTCGATGGACAGCTGGAATACCAACCAGCACCACAAGTCGGGCCTGTGGCGGCAGGTGCTGATCTCGGAAACCGATCACGCGATGGCCGAGCAGGCCACGGTGGATTTCCTGCGTGCGTGGGTGCCGCCGGGCAAGTCGCCGATGTGCGGCAACTCGATCTGCCAGGACCGCCGCTTCCTGCACCGGCAGATGCCGCGACTGGAACGCTATTTCCACTACCGCAACCTGGACGTCTCCACGATCAAGGAACTGGCCCGACGCTGGGCGCCGGAGATCGCCAAGAGCGTCGGCAAGGAATCGGCGCATACCGCGCTGTCGGATATCCGCGACTCCATCGCCGAGCTGCGCCATTATCGCCGCTACATGGGTGAACTGGGCGGCAGGATCGAAGCCTGA
- the folP gene encoding dihydropteroate synthase, whose product MSMSNDLFSPVLDCAGRPLRLDRARVVGILNVTPDSFSDGGMHASTEAAVAHGLRMAEEGADMLDVGGESTRPGAADVPAEEELRRVLPVIEQLIARTTLPIAIDTSKPEVMRAAVAAGAGMINDVYALRRDGAMEAAAELGVPVCLMHMQGEPRSMQAEPHYDDVVGEVHRFLTDRLFACELAGIDRRKVMVDVGFGFGKTLEHNLALLCALERFANLGSGVYAGLSRKSMIGMLTGRGVPAERAAGSAAAALIAVQRGARMVRVHDVAATVDALAVWQAVHALDTVPRREEKSSAPRWPDDD is encoded by the coding sequence ATGAGCATGTCGAACGATCTGTTTTCGCCGGTGCTGGATTGCGCCGGGCGCCCGTTGCGGCTCGATCGCGCGCGGGTGGTCGGCATCCTCAACGTCACCCCCGATTCGTTTTCCGACGGCGGCATGCACGCCAGCACGGAGGCCGCCGTGGCGCATGGCTTGCGCATGGCGGAAGAGGGCGCCGACATGCTCGATGTCGGCGGCGAATCGACCCGTCCCGGCGCGGCCGACGTGCCAGCCGAGGAAGAACTGCGCCGGGTGCTGCCGGTGATCGAGCAGCTGATCGCGCGCACCACGCTGCCGATCGCGATCGACACCTCCAAGCCGGAGGTGATGCGCGCGGCGGTGGCAGCCGGCGCCGGCATGATCAACGACGTGTATGCGCTGCGTCGCGACGGTGCGATGGAGGCCGCGGCGGAACTGGGCGTGCCGGTATGCCTGATGCACATGCAGGGCGAACCGCGCAGCATGCAGGCCGAGCCGCATTACGACGACGTGGTCGGCGAGGTGCATCGGTTCCTCACCGACCGGCTGTTCGCCTGCGAACTGGCCGGGATCGACCGGCGCAAGGTGATGGTCGACGTCGGCTTCGGTTTCGGCAAGACGCTGGAACACAACCTGGCGCTGCTGTGCGCGCTGGAGCGTTTCGCCAACCTCGGCAGCGGGGTGTACGCCGGGCTGTCGCGCAAGTCGATGATCGGCATGCTGACCGGCCGCGGCGTACCCGCCGAACGTGCGGCCGGCTCGGCCGCGGCCGCGTTGATCGCGGTTCAGCGTGGCGCCCGCATGGTGCGCGTGCATGACGTGGCCGCCACCGTGGATGCGCTGGCGGTATGGCAGGCGGTGCATGCGCTCGACACCGTGCCGCGGCGCGAGGAAAAATCCAGCGCACCGCGCTGGCCCGACGACGACTGA